From one Candidatus Omnitrophota bacterium genomic stretch:
- a CDS encoding cytidine/deoxycytidylate deaminase family protein, which translates to MKRKRVKVHGPRSTVHRPSWDEYFLGIADLVSKRSTCLRRRVGAVLVRDKNILATGYNGAPSKIEHCDITGCIRERLRIPSGERHELCRGLHAEQNAFLQAALHGTSLKGASLYSTTQPCIICAKMIINAGIGEVVIRGDYPDRMSKEFLREAKVKLRVLK; encoded by the coding sequence GTGAAACGGAAGCGAGTAAAAGTCCACGGTCCACGGTCCACGGTCCACCGCCCGAGCTGGGATGAATACTTCCTCGGGATCGCCGACCTCGTATCGAAGCGCTCGACATGCCTCCGCCGGCGTGTAGGCGCTGTCCTCGTGCGCGACAAGAATATACTGGCCACCGGATATAACGGCGCGCCCAGCAAGATAGAACACTGCGACATCACAGGATGCATACGCGAGCGGCTCAGGATCCCCTCCGGAGAGCGCCACGAACTGTGCAGGGGGCTCCACGCCGAGCAGAACGCGTTCCTCCAGGCCGCGCTGCACGGCACGAGCCTGAAGGGCGCAAGTTTATATTCCACGACCCAGCCGTGCATAATCTGCGCAAAGATGATCATAAACGCCGGCATCGGCGAGGTCGTCATAAGGGGCGATTACCCCGACAGGATGTCTAAAGAATTTCTCCGCGAGGCGAAGGTCAAGCTTCGGGTCCTCAAATAA
- the hisG gene encoding ATP phosphoribosyltransferase translates to MKLRLGIPKGSLQEATVRMFRKAGFYLGVSDRSYFPSIDDDEIEPILFRAQEMSRYVEDGIIDCGITGNDWILENSSNVVRVAELIYAKQSMRPVKWVLAVSIDSRIKKVSDLRGKRVATELVGVTRAFLKKNKVKAEVEFSWGATEVKPAIGIDAIVEVTETGSSLRANNLRIVVVVCESTTQFIANRKSWLNPAKRAKIENIALLLKGAILAEEKVGLKMNVTKRDLKTVLAILPAMKKPTISPLSDPEWLDIDTIIDEKTVKHLIPKLKQAGAQGIIEYPLNKVIY, encoded by the coding sequence ATGAAACTTCGACTTGGGATACCTAAAGGGAGTCTCCAGGAAGCTACCGTCAGGATGTTCAGGAAGGCGGGGTTCTATCTGGGCGTAAGCGATAGGTCCTATTTCCCGTCGATAGACGACGATGAGATAGAGCCGATCCTGTTCAGGGCGCAGGAGATGTCGCGGTATGTGGAGGACGGCATCATCGATTGTGGCATAACGGGGAACGACTGGATACTCGAGAACTCCTCCAACGTGGTAAGGGTCGCGGAGCTGATCTACGCAAAACAGAGCATGCGGCCGGTCAAATGGGTCCTCGCGGTATCTATCGACTCCAGGATAAAGAAGGTGTCCGACCTCAGGGGCAAACGCGTAGCGACTGAACTTGTCGGGGTCACCAGGGCTTTCCTGAAGAAGAACAAGGTGAAGGCGGAGGTGGAATTCAGCTGGGGCGCCACAGAAGTGAAGCCGGCCATCGGCATCGACGCTATCGTCGAGGTGACGGAGACCGGTTCGAGCCTCAGGGCGAACAATCTGAGGATCGTCGTCGTAGTATGCGAATCCACGACGCAATTCATCGCGAACCGCAAAAGCTGGCTGAACCCGGCCAAGCGCGCCAAGATCGAAAATATAGCGCTTCTCCTGAAGGGCGCGATACTCGCCGAGGAGAAGGTGGGCCTTAAGATGAACGTCACCAAGCGTGACCTTAAGACGGTGCTTGCCATACTGCCGGCGATGAAAAAACCGACCATATCGCCCCTGTCAGACCCGGAGTGGCTCGATATAGATACGATAATCGATGAAAAGACGGTCAAACACCTTATACCGAAATTGAAACAGGCGGGTGCCCAGGGCATCATAGAGTACCCGTTGAATAAAGTCATATATTAA
- a CDS encoding AAA family ATPase, with protein MFSRKWKMYFKMYWLRMVIILVIILVCILAVWGLMSLESFYRNITLATMPINLIMVALNATIFVFMYMMFMQGGLAKISKSKIRGELVNVRWSDVIGMDEAKREAWEVVQLIKDRAKVKKIGGKILRGILMLGPPGCGKTYLAKAVATEAGVPFLSMSGSEFVEIFVGVGASRVRRLFKKARELAYGYGGCIIFIDELDAIARKRVFSVFGGTEETNSTQNQLLAEMDGLQEKDENVIVIGATNAGEDTLDRALLRPGRFDRKLYIDRPNLEEREKIFQYYLEKIKYDKSSVEVKRLARKAVYKTPAEIENIVKEAALIATRDNKEAVTYKHISEAIERIEMGLKHRRHMTPKEKEMTAYHESGHLMVLYLLHPTEDVFKASIIGRKESLGVVYHQPREEAFTKSRESLLADIKVALAGYVAEKMRFGTSSTGVSMDFKSAMATAHAMVWSLGMNDAGFIGDYATIPETQLSEDVKETLNRETNKVFQKCLKDVEDLLAKEKELLERFVKELLAKEELDYDEIDSIFKEYGKRSLTTS; from the coding sequence ATGTTTTCACGAAAATGGAAGATGTACTTCAAGATGTACTGGCTGAGGATGGTGATAATCCTCGTGATCATACTGGTATGCATACTCGCCGTGTGGGGGCTCATGTCCCTCGAGTCGTTCTACCGGAACATCACGCTGGCGACTATGCCCATCAACCTCATCATGGTCGCCCTGAACGCGACCATATTCGTCTTCATGTACATGATGTTCATGCAGGGAGGCCTCGCCAAGATCTCGAAGTCGAAGATACGCGGGGAACTTGTGAATGTAAGGTGGAGCGACGTCATAGGCATGGACGAGGCAAAGCGGGAGGCCTGGGAGGTGGTCCAGCTCATAAAAGACAGGGCGAAGGTCAAGAAGATCGGCGGCAAGATCCTGCGCGGTATCCTCATGCTGGGTCCCCCGGGGTGCGGTAAGACGTATCTGGCAAAGGCGGTCGCTACCGAGGCGGGTGTGCCGTTCCTTTCGATGTCCGGGAGCGAATTCGTGGAGATCTTCGTCGGAGTGGGCGCTTCACGCGTGCGGAGGTTGTTCAAAAAGGCGCGTGAGCTCGCCTACGGCTACGGCGGATGCATAATATTCATCGACGAATTGGACGCCATCGCGCGCAAGAGGGTCTTCTCCGTATTCGGCGGAACCGAGGAGACGAACTCGACGCAGAACCAGCTCCTCGCCGAGATGGACGGCCTCCAGGAGAAGGATGAGAACGTCATAGTCATAGGCGCCACGAACGCCGGGGAGGACACCCTTGACCGGGCGCTCCTGAGGCCGGGGAGGTTCGACAGGAAACTCTATATAGACCGTCCCAACCTCGAGGAGAGGGAGAAGATATTCCAGTATTACCTGGAGAAGATAAAATACGACAAATCATCCGTAGAGGTGAAGCGTCTCGCGCGGAAGGCCGTCTACAAGACGCCGGCAGAGATAGAGAATATAGTGAAGGAGGCGGCCCTCATAGCGACGCGCGATAACAAAGAGGCGGTGACATATAAGCACATATCCGAGGCGATCGAGAGGATCGAGATGGGGCTGAAGCACAGGCGTCACATGACGCCTAAGGAGAAGGAGATGACCGCATATCACGAGAGCGGCCACCTCATGGTCCTGTACCTGCTCCACCCCACCGAGGATGTCTTCAAGGCGTCTATCATAGGCAGGAAGGAGTCGCTGGGTGTCGTTTACCACCAGCCGCGCGAAGAGGCATTCACCAAATCCAGGGAATCCCTTCTCGCTGACATCAAGGTCGCGCTCGCCGGTTACGTTGCCGAGAAGATGAGGTTCGGCACATCGTCCACGGGTGTTTCGATGGACTTCAAATCGGCTATGGCTACGGCGCACGCGATGGTATGGTCTCTCGGGATGAACGACGCGGGTTTCATAGGCGACTACGCTACCATACCGGAGACGCAGCTCTCGGAGGATGTAAAGGAGACGCTCAACAGGGAGACGAATAAGGTGTTCCAGAAGTGCCTCAAGGATGTCGAGGACCTGCTGGCAAAAGAGAAGGAACTGCTCGAGCGGTTCGTGAAAGAGCTTCTCGCTAAAGAGGAGCTGGATTACGATGAGATCGACTCGATATTCAAAGAGTACGGAAAACGTTCGCTGACCACATCATAG
- a CDS encoding transketolase, protein MERPDIKELRKKAVEVRKDILRMLMLAGSGHTGGSLSIVEILLSLYYYKLRCDPREPKRKGRDMLILSKGHGCPALYTVLAHKGYFPKEKLWTLRKLGSQLQGHPQMGLAGVEVSSGSLGQGLSIANGIALAARMDKLPLRAYCIMGDGETNEGQVWEAAMSASHYKLDSVCGIIDFNKLQIDGFCCEVKGMDPYANKWRDFGWHTIECDGHDLARLMDALDEAEKVKGKPTMIIAHTVKGKGVSFVENKVEWHGIAPKKEQYEKAVLELDEALGKI, encoded by the coding sequence ATGGAAAGACCGGATATAAAAGAGTTGCGGAAGAAGGCGGTAGAGGTCAGGAAAGACATACTCAGGATGCTCATGCTGGCCGGATCGGGCCATACGGGCGGCAGCCTCTCTATCGTAGAGATACTTCTGTCTTTATACTACTATAAATTGAGATGCGATCCCAGGGAGCCCAAGCGTAAAGGGCGCGACATGCTGATACTCTCAAAGGGGCACGGCTGTCCGGCGCTCTATACGGTGCTCGCGCACAAAGGATACTTTCCGAAAGAGAAGTTATGGACGCTGCGCAAGCTGGGAAGCCAGCTCCAGGGGCACCCCCAGATGGGCCTTGCCGGGGTCGAAGTATCGAGCGGTTCGCTGGGCCAGGGGCTTTCGATAGCGAACGGCATCGCCCTCGCCGCGCGCATGGACAAGCTGCCGTTAAGGGCATATTGCATCATGGGCGACGGCGAAACGAACGAAGGACAGGTCTGGGAGGCGGCCATGTCGGCCTCTCACTACAAGCTTGACAGTGTATGCGGCATAATCGATTTCAACAAACTCCAGATAGACGGTTTTTGCTGCGAGGTAAAGGGCATGGACCCATACGCCAATAAATGGCGCGACTTCGGCTGGCACACGATAGAATGCGACGGCCATGACCTTGCCAGGCTGATGGATGCCCTAGATGAGGCGGAGAAGGTAAAAGGAAAACCGACGATGATCATTGCGCATACGGTAAAGGGCAAGGGCGTGTCGTTCGTCGAGAATAAGGTGGAGTGGCACGGGATAGCCCCGAAGAAAGAGCAGTATGAAAAGGCGGTCCTGGAATTGGATGAAGCGTTGGGAAAGATATAA
- a CDS encoding transketolase family protein — translation MGQEKVQMVPTRDGFGEGVVELGRTNKDVVVLSADLTDSTRAAWFKKEFPDRFFGCGVAEQDMFGTAAGFALMGKIPFACTFGVFASGRAWDQIRVSVAYMNLGVKIIGTHGGISVGPDGATHQALEEIALMRIIPNMTVVVPADALEAKKATIASAGIKGPVYIRLGRSPSPVITKKEDIFRIGKANVIRDGKDVTIFACGQMVYEAMVASDMLAKEGIDARIVNLHTPKPVDKDAIIKAAKDTGAVVTAEEHTVLGGMGSAVAEVLSQNFPVPVKMVGLADRFGVSGEPDELFEYFGINAKHIAKAAKEALSAKR, via the coding sequence ATGGGACAGGAAAAAGTTCAGATGGTGCCGACCAGGGACGGTTTCGGCGAGGGCGTTGTGGAACTCGGCAGGACCAACAAGGACGTCGTGGTGCTCTCGGCCGACCTGACCGACTCTACGCGCGCGGCCTGGTTCAAAAAGGAGTTCCCGGACCGTTTCTTCGGATGCGGCGTCGCCGAACAGGATATGTTCGGGACTGCCGCCGGATTCGCGCTCATGGGGAAGATACCGTTCGCGTGCACCTTCGGGGTATTTGCGTCGGGCAGGGCGTGGGACCAGATAAGGGTGTCGGTCGCCTACATGAACCTGGGCGTCAAGATAATAGGCACGCACGGGGGCATCTCCGTAGGCCCGGACGGCGCGACGCACCAGGCGCTCGAAGAGATAGCCCTTATGCGCATAATACCCAATATGACGGTGGTGGTGCCTGCAGACGCCCTAGAAGCGAAGAAGGCGACCATAGCCTCTGCCGGGATAAAAGGGCCCGTCTATATACGGCTGGGCAGATCGCCCTCCCCGGTCATCACTAAAAAGGAAGATATATTCAGGATAGGGAAGGCGAACGTCATAAGGGACGGTAAGGACGTCACGATATTTGCCTGCGGACAGATGGTCTATGAGGCCATGGTCGCGTCTGATATGCTGGCAAAAGAGGGGATAGATGCGCGCATCGTCAATCTCCATACGCCTAAACCGGTCGATAAAGACGCTATAATAAAAGCGGCGAAGGATACGGGGGCGGTGGTCACTGCCGAAGAGCACACCGTCCTGGGCGGCATGGGGAGCGCGGTGGCGGAGGTCCTCAGCCAGAACTTCCCGGTCCCGGTGAAGATGGTAGGTCTCGCGGACAGGTTCGGCGTTTCCGGAGAACCGGACGAGCTTTTCGAGTACTTCGGCATAAACGCAAAGCATATCGCCAAGGCGGCGAAAGAGGCGCTCTCCGCAAAAAGGTAA
- the ispE gene encoding 4-(cytidine 5'-diphospho)-2-C-methyl-D-erythritol kinase yields MTSIELTAPAKVNLLLKVQGKRRDSYHNILTIFERISLADTVRIRKIPVGRGIEVHSDRFITKHKEDNLVYKAASLVLRDAGIKAGVRIELKKRIPIAAGLGGGSSDAAAVIKGINRLFGLKMKEKAMMRLGSRLGADVPFFLIDPPFALGRGKGDLLTEIRSSSGFWHLIIYPGFRVPTKEIYEAYDRADFALTMKSADAKITLPFRRNPGFGTAEAMLHNDLEAVVRSKRNTIGRIIERLVQILDKRAIISGSGPSIFCLYRTRKEAMAAKEKLAKSVPGREMRSWQVFVAKTF; encoded by the coding sequence ATGACATCGATCGAACTGACAGCACCGGCGAAAGTAAATCTGTTACTTAAGGTTCAGGGCAAGCGCAGGGACTCCTACCATAATATACTCACCATATTCGAAAGAATATCTCTCGCAGATACCGTCAGGATCCGTAAGATACCCGTCGGGCGCGGCATAGAGGTCCATTCGGACAGGTTCATAACGAAACACAAAGAAGATAACCTGGTATATAAGGCAGCCAGCCTGGTATTAAGGGATGCCGGGATAAAGGCAGGGGTACGGATAGAGCTGAAGAAGAGGATACCCATAGCGGCGGGACTGGGCGGCGGCAGTTCGGATGCGGCGGCCGTTATCAAGGGGATAAATAGGCTCTTTGGCCTGAAGATGAAAGAGAAGGCCATGATGCGCCTGGGGTCGCGACTGGGCGCGGATGTGCCTTTCTTCCTGATCGATCCGCCGTTCGCGCTGGGGAGGGGCAAAGGCGACCTGTTGACAGAGATAAGGTCAAGCTCCGGGTTCTGGCACCTTATAATATATCCCGGTTTCAGGGTCCCGACCAAAGAGATATATGAGGCATATGACAGGGCGGATTTTGCCTTGACAATGAAATCGGCCGATGCTAAAATAACACTCCCTTTCAGGCGTAATCCGGGTTTTGGTACGGCGGAGGCGATGCTTCACAACGATCTGGAAGCCGTAGTCAGGTCAAAGAGAAATACCATAGGCAGGATAATAGAGCGCTTGGTCCAAATTTTAGACAAAAGAGCTATCATCTCGGGAAGCGGGCCAAGCATCTTTTGTCTATACAGGACCAGAAAGGAGGCGATGGCCGCTAAGGAGAAGCTGGCAAAGAGCGTGCCCGGACGCGAGATGAGGTCCTGGCAGGTATTTGTGGCAAAGACATTTTGA
- a CDS encoding tetratricopeptide repeat protein, translated as MHPRQILYVFIIVGAISVPVTVSDAAPMGARTPSTPFSRSLAHYIMGIIYDNESKTDAAIREYRSSIVFDKETSLIHTRLGRAYLLSGDGAKATEELLAAKSLDPTDTKPRFLLALVYAYERKFDLSRKEYEEIIRLEPTSFLALSSLADIYVAQDRMDEAVGMYTRLLEKEPRSYFLYFNLGVIYARLGRIDKAIETMGRAVALDPDHAEGYTALGVLHEANGDIKSAIADFENAVKIDDDNEKLYHYLAYLYQKENRDSDAIRQYGLLEKLDPRSADTYIAWANIYLEDNRPKDACAVLERGIANGAESVEIYLALGYSSVADDRGEDALKWYHKALELDGTDGRVHFYLGALYESRKDTESAVREFREAIRLAPDFADAYNYLGYMFAEGSVNLDEAILLIKRALELDPDNGAYLDSLGWAYFRKGMTDEALIEMDKAVKLEPDDAVIRDHIGDIYFRKGLREKARGEWKRSLELDPKQDAVREKLNRR; from the coding sequence GTGCATCCCAGGCAGATCCTTTACGTTTTCATTATCGTCGGCGCCATATCCGTGCCGGTAACGGTTTCGGATGCGGCGCCGATGGGTGCCAGGACGCCGTCAACGCCGTTCTCAAGATCCCTTGCCCATTACATAATGGGCATCATATACGATAATGAATCGAAGACGGACGCAGCAATAAGAGAATACAGGTCAAGCATCGTCTTCGATAAGGAGACGAGCCTTATACACACCAGGCTCGGACGTGCCTACCTTCTGTCCGGGGACGGGGCAAAGGCGACGGAAGAGCTGCTGGCAGCGAAGTCGCTGGACCCGACGGACACCAAGCCGCGGTTCCTCCTGGCGCTCGTATATGCTTATGAGCGTAAATTCGACCTGTCCCGGAAGGAATATGAAGAGATCATCCGTCTTGAGCCCACCTCGTTCCTGGCGCTCAGTTCTCTGGCAGACATATATGTGGCCCAGGACAGGATGGATGAAGCCGTTGGCATGTATACGCGGTTACTGGAAAAGGAGCCGAGGTCCTATTTTCTTTATTTCAACCTCGGGGTCATATATGCCCGCCTCGGCAGGATAGATAAGGCCATCGAGACGATGGGCAGGGCGGTGGCCCTGGACCCGGACCATGCCGAAGGATATACGGCGCTCGGCGTATTGCATGAAGCGAACGGGGATATCAAGAGCGCCATAGCCGATTTTGAAAATGCGGTCAAAATAGACGATGATAACGAAAAGCTTTATCATTATCTCGCCTATCTTTATCAGAAAGAGAACAGGGACTCCGACGCCATACGGCAGTACGGGTTACTGGAGAAGCTGGACCCGCGATCGGCCGATACGTACATCGCGTGGGCAAATATCTATCTGGAAGATAATAGGCCTAAAGACGCCTGCGCGGTGCTGGAGCGCGGGATAGCCAACGGCGCAGAGAGCGTGGAGATATACCTGGCCTTGGGGTACAGCTCCGTTGCCGATGACCGCGGCGAAGATGCCCTGAAATGGTATCACAAAGCGCTTGAGCTCGACGGGACCGATGGCAGGGTACATTTTTATCTCGGCGCGCTGTATGAGAGCAGGAAAGATACGGAATCGGCTGTAAGGGAGTTCAGGGAAGCCATCCGCCTGGCCCCGGATTTCGCCGACGCGTATAATTACCTCGGCTACATGTTCGCGGAAGGGTCGGTCAACCTCGACGAGGCGATCCTGCTCATAAAGAGGGCGCTTGAGCTCGACCCCGATAACGGCGCGTACCTCGATTCGCTCGGTTGGGCCTATTTCCGGAAAGGCATGACGGACGAGGCGCTCATCGAGATGGATAAGGCGGTGAAGCTTGAGCCGGACGACGCCGTGATCAGGGACCATATAGGCGACATCTATTTCCGGAAGGGGTTGCGCGAGAAGGCGCGCGGAGAATGGAAGAGGTCGCTTGAGCTCGATCCGAAGCAGGACGCGGTGAGGGAAAAACTTAATAGGCGTTAA
- the nrdR gene encoding transcriptional regulator NrdR — MRCPYCGNKNDSVIDSRVSKNASSVRRRRECLKCGKRFTTYEYVEKLPLMVIKKDGRREPFDREKLIKGIVVACEKRPVSMKRIEKLVDDIERAVSKRHELEVSSQEIGELVINHLHELDEIAYVRFASVYRQFRDVNQFMKELKKFLR; from the coding sequence ATGAGATGCCCGTATTGCGGCAATAAGAACGACAGCGTCATCGACTCGAGGGTATCGAAAAACGCCTCGAGCGTGAGGAGACGCCGCGAGTGCCTGAAGTGCGGCAAGCGCTTCACCACGTACGAATACGTCGAGAAACTGCCGCTCATGGTGATAAAGAAGGACGGCCGGCGCGAGCCGTTCGACCGGGAGAAGCTCATAAAGGGGATAGTCGTTGCCTGCGAAAAACGCCCGGTCAGCATGAAGCGCATCGAAAAACTGGTCGACGACATAGAGCGCGCCGTAAGCAAACGCCACGAGCTTGAGGTCTCTTCCCAGGAGATCGGGGAGCTTGTCATAAACCACCTGCACGAACTGGACGAGATAGCCTACGTCCGCTTCGCCTCCGTCTACAGGCAATTCAGGGACGTCAACCAGTTCATGAAAGAGCTGAAGAAGTTCCTTAGATAG
- the amrS gene encoding AmmeMemoRadiSam system radical SAM enzyme, translated as MHEALYYEKLDSGKVHCHLCPNECIVSDRMRGACGVRVNKGGTLFTEVYGKTTGLSLDPVEKKPLYRYHPGEYILSVGTRGCNFHCGFCQNWHISQELDTPTEDITPEGIIRRARELRSFGIAYTYNEPFIWYEFVLDTAKLAKANGLENVLVTNGYVNMGPLEGMLPYIGAMNIDLKSFDESFYRKVCRGSLKPVLDVIKRSAKSCHVELTNLLIPTLNDSEETIGKMVDWISENAGPETPVHFSRYFPCYNMSLPPTPIETLKMAERVAKKRLKYVYLGNV; from the coding sequence ATGCACGAGGCCCTCTACTACGAAAAATTGGATTCCGGGAAGGTCCACTGTCACCTCTGCCCTAATGAGTGTATCGTCTCCGACAGGATGCGCGGGGCGTGCGGGGTGAGGGTCAACAAAGGCGGCACGCTCTTCACCGAAGTCTACGGCAAGACGACGGGCCTCTCGCTCGATCCCGTAGAGAAGAAGCCGCTATACCGGTACCACCCCGGCGAATATATACTGTCGGTCGGGACCAGGGGCTGCAATTTCCACTGCGGTTTCTGCCAGAACTGGCACATATCCCAGGAGCTGGATACCCCGACGGAAGATATAACGCCTGAAGGCATTATCCGCAGGGCCAGGGAGCTCCGCTCCTTCGGCATCGCCTACACTTATAACGAACCGTTCATATGGTATGAGTTTGTGCTCGATACCGCGAAGCTCGCGAAGGCGAACGGGCTCGAGAACGTGCTCGTGACGAACGGCTACGTGAATATGGGCCCGCTTGAGGGGATGCTGCCGTACATAGGCGCCATGAACATAGACCTGAAATCTTTTGATGAAAGTTTTTACCGGAAGGTATGCAGGGGGTCGCTCAAGCCGGTGCTCGATGTAATCAAAAGGTCGGCTAAGAGCTGCCATGTCGAGCTCACGAACCTTTTGATACCTACGCTGAACGATTCCGAAGAGACCATAGGAAAGATGGTCGATTGGATCTCGGAGAACGCGGGCCCCGAGACCCCCGTTCACTTTTCGAGATATTTCCCGTGCTACAATATGAGCCTTCCGCCCACCCCGATCGAGACGCTGAAGATGGCCGAGCGGGTGGCGAAGAAGAGATTGAAGTACGTATACCTGGGGAACGTCTAG
- a CDS encoding SurA N-terminal domain-containing protein, giving the protein MLKFFRQKYVSKVIFWGLVILVMPAFVLWGTGNLGGSGEKGPSYVGTIDGRKISFEKLYESMTAMRSILVLNYAGQEKILESFLSNKPFLAKVAWDRLIMLKEAKTHKIDISDREVIDYIRSHPLFIRNGTFDDKIYQHVLRYNIGLTPRTFEEIVRENLAIQKLNDIIAKDIKVTDEEVAQAYRREKEQFKISYILTEYKDLADAAAVEDARAKEYYDLNRNEFVIPLKEGEKEHFAAFDDVKSSIKSYLAEKDARQLAIKNTDEMREKVVGMMEGDKETFETAASKLNLKVTESKLFSRSDYLDGIGEAWTIADIASTLTGGGTPPADPAAPGGAKKQEEVSKTTEVRSGALIFRVAEYKGIDEEAFKKDKEVFAKKVMENAKTRIFDEWFKSPSLRANLKIDFKDIDRYYR; this is encoded by the coding sequence ATGCTGAAATTTTTCAGGCAGAAGTACGTATCCAAGGTAATATTCTGGGGGCTCGTCATACTCGTCATGCCCGCCTTCGTGCTGTGGGGCACCGGGAATTTAGGGGGCTCCGGAGAGAAGGGGCCTTCGTACGTCGGGACGATCGACGGCAGGAAGATATCGTTCGAGAAGCTTTACGAGAGCATGACCGCGATGAGGAGCATCCTCGTCCTCAACTATGCCGGCCAGGAAAAGATCCTTGAGTCGTTCCTTTCGAATAAGCCGTTCCTCGCCAAGGTGGCCTGGGACCGTCTCATAATGCTCAAAGAGGCAAAGACCCACAAAATAGATATTTCCGATAGGGAGGTCATCGACTATATACGCTCCCACCCCCTCTTCATAAGGAACGGGACCTTCGACGATAAGATATACCAGCATGTGCTGCGATATAACATAGGGCTTACGCCGAGGACCTTCGAGGAGATAGTGAGGGAGAACCTCGCCATACAGAAGCTGAACGATATCATTGCCAAAGACATCAAGGTGACGGACGAAGAGGTGGCCCAGGCCTACAGGAGAGAGAAGGAGCAGTTCAAGATATCATACATACTGACCGAATATAAGGACCTCGCCGATGCGGCGGCGGTCGAGGACGCGCGCGCTAAGGAATATTACGACCTGAACAGGAATGAATTCGTCATCCCGTTGAAAGAGGGGGAGAAAGAGCACTTCGCGGCGTTCGATGACGTGAAGTCGAGCATAAAATCGTATCTCGCGGAGAAGGATGCCAGGCAGCTGGCCATTAAGAATACTGATGAGATGAGAGAAAAGGTGGTCGGGATGATGGAGGGGGACAAAGAGACTTTTGAGACGGCGGCCTCAAAGCTCAACCTCAAGGTCACGGAGAGTAAACTCTTTTCGCGGTCCGACTATCTCGACGGTATCGGGGAGGCGTGGACCATAGCGGATATCGCCTCGACCCTGACCGGAGGCGGAACGCCCCCGGCAGACCCCGCGGCCCCGGGGGGAGCGAAGAAACAGGAAGAGGTCTCAAAGACGACCGAGGTAAGGAGCGGGGCCCTCATATTCAGGGTCGCCGAATATAAAGGCATCGACGAAGAGGCCTTCAAAAAAGATAAAGAGGTCTTCGCCAAAAAAGTCATGGAGAACGCTAAGACGAGGATATTCGACGAATGGTTCAAGTCGCCCTCCCTCAGGGCGAACCTGAAGATAGATTTTAAGGATATAGACAGGTACTACCGGTAG